Proteins encoded together in one Marinobacter sp. Arc7-DN-1 window:
- the purL gene encoding phosphoribosylformylglycinamidine synthase produces the protein MLELRGAPALSPFRSRKLHSRIQEIVPEIEHVYAEFMHFVDLEADLSESEQAILDRLLTYGPSVPVEEPDGVLFLVVPRPGTLSPWSSKATDIARNCGLRQIHRIERGTAYYVRSGRKLGLAQREKIAALLHDRMTQKVFHEMGGAELLFSHEEPRLLGRVPVLAGGRDALVEANSRLGLALAEDEIDYLVKSFTDLERDPTDVELMMFAQANSEHCRHKIFNASWDIDGEGQEKSLFAMIRNTYEMNSEGVLSAYKDNASVIRGSRGGRFYPDPETGVYGYNEEDIHILMKVETHNHPTAIAPAAGAATGSGGEIRDEGATGRGSKPKAGLAGFSVSNLNLPDDPQPWEINYGKPERIASALDIMIEGPIGGAAFNNEFGRPNLAGYFRTFEEKVPGAAGEEVRGYHKPIMIAGGLGNIREEHVEKGNIPVGAKLIVLGGPSMLIGLGGGAASSMDSGSSNENLDFASVQRDNPEMERRCQEVIDRCWQMGDKNPIAFIHDVGAGGLSNAMPELVKDGGRGGKFELRDIPSDEPGMSPLEIWCNESQERYVMAVAPENLELFDALCRRERCPYAVIGEATEAHHLELGDSYFDDKPVDLPMEVLFGKPPRMHRSISRASFTKPVFDSTKVDLHDAIRRVLRLPSVGSKSFLITIGDRTITGLVARDQMVGPWQVPVADVAVTASSFDVRTGEAMAMGERTPVATIDAPASGRMAVGEVITNLAAAPIGKLSDIRLSANWMAAAGHPGEDENLYETVRAVGMELCPELGITIPVGKDSMSMKTMWEEDNGEQKSVTAPLSLIVSGFAPVTDVAKTLTPQLVKEAGETDLILVDLAAGQNRLGGSALTQVYRAVGAVAPDLDDPEDIKAFFAVIQGLNADDKLLAYHDRSDGGLFVTLAEMCFAGHSGVDIKLDGLAEDRTQFARELFNEELGAVIQVRREDTGFVLQQFSAAGLGDYISVIGSPNDTDRLRLTFEGSTVVDEARVELQRLWAETSYRIQSLRDNADCAREEFDNLLDAEDPGLHAELSYDINDDVAAPYINKGARPKVAVLREQGVNGQVEMAAAFDRAGFESVDVHMSDLLSGRVTLDGFNSLVACGGFSYGDVLGAGEGWAKSILFSDRVRDQFAAFFNRQDTLALGVCNGCQMLSNLHELIPGSEGWPRFVRNQSEQFEARLAMVEVMPSPSAFMDGMAGSRMPIAVAHGEGRVEFAGGTSAAGLSENELVALRYVDNRGEATVRYPYNPNGSEAGITGVTTRDGRVTIMMPHPERVFRAVQHSWHPSGWQEDGSWIRMFRNARRWFG, from the coding sequence ATGCTTGAACTTCGCGGCGCACCCGCGCTCTCGCCATTCCGCTCCCGCAAATTGCATTCCCGGATTCAGGAAATCGTGCCTGAAATCGAGCATGTCTATGCAGAGTTCATGCACTTCGTTGATCTGGAGGCCGACCTTTCAGAATCCGAGCAGGCCATACTCGACCGGCTTCTGACCTACGGACCCAGTGTGCCAGTGGAAGAGCCCGATGGTGTGCTGTTCCTGGTTGTGCCACGCCCCGGCACCCTCTCACCCTGGTCCAGCAAGGCGACAGACATTGCCCGGAACTGCGGGCTCCGGCAGATTCACCGGATCGAGCGAGGTACCGCCTACTATGTGAGGTCTGGCCGCAAGCTGGGTCTGGCACAGCGTGAGAAAATTGCCGCACTGCTGCACGACCGCATGACCCAGAAGGTGTTTCACGAAATGGGCGGCGCGGAACTGCTGTTCAGCCATGAAGAGCCACGGCTGCTTGGACGGGTTCCGGTCCTGGCTGGGGGCCGGGATGCGCTGGTGGAGGCAAACTCACGTCTCGGGCTGGCGCTTGCAGAAGATGAAATTGACTACCTGGTCAAATCCTTTACGGATCTTGAACGGGATCCGACGGATGTTGAACTGATGATGTTCGCCCAGGCCAACTCCGAGCATTGCCGTCACAAGATTTTCAATGCCTCCTGGGATATCGACGGCGAGGGCCAGGAAAAATCCCTGTTTGCCATGATCCGCAACACCTATGAAATGAACAGCGAAGGTGTTCTCTCAGCCTACAAGGACAACGCTTCCGTCATTCGGGGCAGTCGTGGTGGCCGTTTCTACCCGGATCCTGAGACCGGTGTATACGGCTATAATGAGGAAGACATCCACATTCTCATGAAGGTGGAGACCCATAACCACCCGACGGCCATTGCGCCGGCGGCCGGTGCAGCGACCGGTTCCGGCGGTGAAATCCGGGATGAGGGTGCGACCGGCCGTGGCTCCAAGCCCAAGGCAGGCCTGGCAGGCTTTTCGGTCTCCAACCTGAACCTCCCCGATGATCCCCAGCCCTGGGAAATCAATTATGGCAAGCCAGAGCGGATTGCCTCGGCCCTCGACATCATGATCGAAGGCCCGATTGGTGGTGCCGCGTTCAATAACGAATTTGGCCGCCCCAATCTGGCCGGCTATTTCCGAACGTTTGAAGAGAAGGTGCCCGGTGCTGCCGGTGAGGAAGTGCGCGGTTACCATAAGCCCATCATGATTGCCGGCGGTCTCGGTAATATTCGTGAAGAGCATGTGGAGAAGGGCAACATTCCGGTGGGGGCCAAGCTTATTGTCCTCGGCGGGCCGTCCATGCTGATCGGCCTCGGTGGTGGTGCCGCCTCTTCCATGGATTCCGGCTCCAGTAATGAAAATCTCGATTTTGCGTCGGTACAGCGTGATAACCCTGAAATGGAACGCCGCTGTCAGGAAGTTATCGACCGTTGCTGGCAGATGGGTGACAAAAACCCCATCGCGTTTATTCATGATGTTGGCGCCGGTGGTCTCTCCAACGCCATGCCGGAGTTGGTAAAAGATGGCGGCCGTGGTGGCAAGTTCGAGCTGCGGGATATTCCGAGCGACGAGCCGGGCATGTCTCCACTGGAGATCTGGTGTAACGAATCCCAGGAACGTTATGTCATGGCCGTGGCGCCTGAAAACCTGGAGCTGTTCGATGCCCTCTGCCGCCGCGAGCGCTGCCCCTATGCGGTGATTGGTGAGGCGACCGAAGCGCACCATCTTGAGCTCGGCGATTCCTATTTTGATGACAAGCCCGTTGATCTGCCCATGGAGGTGCTGTTTGGCAAGCCGCCCCGCATGCACCGCAGTATCAGCCGCGCTTCGTTTACCAAACCGGTTTTTGATTCCACGAAGGTTGATCTGCACGATGCCATCCGCCGGGTTCTCCGCCTGCCGTCCGTGGGCTCCAAGAGCTTCCTGATCACCATCGGTGACCGCACCATCACAGGCCTGGTTGCCCGTGACCAGATGGTAGGGCCCTGGCAGGTTCCGGTCGCCGACGTGGCAGTCACTGCCAGCTCATTTGATGTCCGCACCGGTGAAGCCATGGCAATGGGCGAGCGTACGCCGGTTGCCACGATTGATGCGCCGGCATCCGGCCGTATGGCCGTGGGTGAGGTGATTACCAATCTGGCTGCGGCGCCAATCGGCAAGCTTTCCGACATCCGGTTGTCCGCCAACTGGATGGCCGCGGCAGGTCACCCGGGCGAAGACGAAAACCTCTATGAAACGGTTCGCGCGGTGGGCATGGAACTCTGCCCGGAGCTTGGAATTACGATCCCGGTCGGCAAGGACTCCATGTCCATGAAGACCATGTGGGAAGAGGATAACGGTGAGCAGAAGAGTGTAACCGCACCGCTTTCGCTGATTGTCAGCGGCTTTGCACCGGTCACTGATGTCGCGAAAACCCTGACCCCGCAGTTGGTGAAAGAGGCCGGCGAAACCGATCTGATCCTGGTGGATCTCGCCGCTGGCCAGAACCGCCTGGGCGGCTCTGCGCTGACCCAGGTTTATCGCGCGGTAGGGGCGGTAGCGCCGGATCTGGACGACCCCGAGGATATCAAGGCCTTCTTCGCTGTGATCCAGGGCCTCAATGCGGACGACAAGCTTCTGGCCTACCACGACCGCTCGGACGGTGGTTTGTTCGTAACCCTGGCTGAGATGTGTTTTGCCGGCCACTCCGGGGTCGACATCAAGCTTGATGGCCTGGCAGAAGACCGTACCCAGTTTGCACGGGAGCTGTTCAACGAAGAGCTGGGCGCCGTTATCCAGGTGCGCCGGGAAGACACCGGTTTTGTGCTGCAGCAGTTCTCGGCGGCCGGACTTGGAGATTACATCAGCGTTATTGGCAGCCCGAACGACACTGACCGGCTGCGCCTGACTTTTGAAGGCTCGACGGTTGTTGATGAGGCGCGCGTTGAGTTGCAGCGCCTATGGGCTGAAACGAGCTACCGTATCCAGTCCCTGCGTGACAATGCCGATTGCGCCCGGGAAGAGTTTGATAACCTGCTGGATGCCGAAGATCCAGGTCTTCACGCCGAACTTTCCTATGATATCAATGACGATGTGGCTGCGCCTTACATCAACAAGGGCGCACGTCCGAAGGTGGCTGTTCTGCGCGAGCAGGGTGTGAACGGGCAAGTGGAGATGGCGGCCGCGTTTGATCGCGCCGGCTTCGAGTCTGTCGATGTGCACATGAGTGATCTGCTCTCTGGCCGCGTGACTCTGGATGGGTTTAACAGCCTGGTGGCCTGTGGCGGCTTCTCTTACGGTGACGTTCTTGGCGCGGGCGAAGGCTGGGCGAAATCCATTTTGTTCAGCGACCGTGTCCGGGATCAGTTCGCGGCTTTCTTTAACCGGCAGGACACCCTGGCGCTCGGCGTCTGTAACGGGTGCCAGATGCTCTCCAATCTGCACGAGCTGATTCCCGGCAGTGAAGGCTGGCCGCGTTTTGTGCGCAATCAGTCCGAGCAGTTTGAGGCTCGCCTGGCGATGGTTGAAGTGATGCCGTCGCCGTCTGCCTTCATGGATGGTATGGCCGGTTCACGTATGCCTATCGCGGTCGCTCATGGTGAGGGCAGGGTTGAGTTCGCTGGCGGGACATCTGCCGCGGGCTTGTCTGAGAATGAACTGGTGGCCCTGCGTTATGTGGATAACCGGGGTGAAGCCACTGTTCGCTATCCCTACAACCCGAACGGCTCAGAGGCCGGCATTACCGGGGTTACTACCCGTGACGGCCGTGTGACCATCATGATGCCTCACCCTGAGCGTGTGTTCCGCGCTGTTCAGCATTCCTGGCATCCCTCCGGGTGGCAGGAAGACGGTTCCTGGATTCGGATGTTCAGGAATGCGAGACGCTGGTTCGGCTGA
- a CDS encoding YqfO family protein, protein MYKMCYFVPETHVEQTKQALFDAGAGRIGDYDRCAWQCLGRGQFRPLEGSDPFLGKAGEVEAVDEYKVELVCEDDLIKDALAALKRAHPYEEPAYEIYRLEDL, encoded by the coding sequence ATGTACAAGATGTGTTATTTCGTCCCGGAAACTCATGTCGAACAGACAAAACAGGCGCTGTTTGATGCCGGGGCGGGCCGCATTGGTGATTATGATCGTTGCGCCTGGCAGTGCCTCGGCAGGGGGCAGTTTCGCCCGCTGGAAGGGAGTGACCCTTTCCTGGGGAAAGCCGGTGAGGTTGAAGCGGTGGATGAATACAAGGTGGAGCTGGTTTGCGAGGATGATCTGATCAAAGACGCCCTTGCTGCGCTAAAGCGGGCTCATCCTTATGAAGAGCCCGCTTATGAGATTTATCGCCTTGAGGATTTGTAG
- a CDS encoding NUDIX hydrolase yields MKYCSTCGHPVEQRIPEGDNRHRYVCVSCDTIHYQNPRIVAGTVPVWEGKILLCRRAIEPRYGYWTLPAGFMENAETTIEAAERETLEEALAEVNIEGLYSIIDVPHINQVHMFYRATLKDGQFGAGEESLESRLFELDDIPWDEISFPTVKRTLELFLTDYRSESFGVHVSDIRHPMARDRQ; encoded by the coding sequence ATGAAGTACTGCAGCACATGCGGCCACCCGGTTGAACAACGCATCCCCGAAGGCGATAACCGGCACCGCTATGTCTGTGTCAGTTGCGATACCATACATTACCAGAACCCGCGCATTGTTGCCGGCACGGTTCCTGTCTGGGAAGGGAAGATACTCCTGTGCCGGCGGGCCATCGAACCGCGTTACGGCTACTGGACACTACCGGCCGGCTTCATGGAGAACGCCGAAACCACCATTGAAGCCGCGGAACGGGAAACCCTTGAGGAAGCACTGGCAGAAGTAAACATCGAGGGCCTCTACTCCATCATCGATGTTCCGCACATCAACCAGGTGCATATGTTCTATCGTGCCACCCTGAAGGACGGACAATTCGGCGCCGGTGAGGAGTCCCTGGAATCCAGGTTGTTCGAACTGGATGACATTCCCTGGGACGAAATCTCCTTCCCAACCGTGAAGCGAACCCTGGAGCTGTTCCTCACCGATTACAGGAGTGAGTCGTTCGGTGTTCATGTCAGTGATATCCGTCACCCGATGGCAAGAGATCGCCAGTAA
- a CDS encoding NUDIX hydrolase → MRDLLAERLAGYAPRQLALDYPEAGILVPVTDDHRNPEMIFTLRSENLSTHRGQVAYPGGKRDPGDPSLAATALRETHEEIGLPPDQVQIIAPLSQVMSRYGILVTPYVGVIPGDHPLKPNPHEIESVFRVPLSFFLEDRRERTDALNFLNHTFYVPCYRWGRYRIWGLSAVVLVDFLNAVYDAGIDLLEPPEGS, encoded by the coding sequence TTGCGTGATCTACTTGCCGAGCGCCTGGCCGGCTATGCGCCCAGACAGCTTGCTCTGGATTATCCCGAAGCCGGTATTCTGGTACCTGTAACCGATGATCATCGAAACCCCGAAATGATCTTTACGCTCAGATCTGAAAATCTGAGCACGCACCGGGGACAGGTGGCGTACCCGGGCGGAAAACGCGATCCCGGCGACCCCTCCCTTGCGGCGACGGCGTTGCGGGAAACCCACGAAGAGATTGGTTTGCCGCCGGATCAGGTGCAGATTATCGCTCCGCTCAGCCAGGTGATGTCCCGTTACGGAATCCTGGTTACTCCGTATGTTGGCGTGATTCCCGGTGACCATCCCCTGAAGCCTAACCCTCATGAGATTGAAAGCGTATTCCGGGTGCCGCTGTCCTTTTTTCTGGAAGACAGGCGGGAAAGAACCGACGCTTTGAATTTTCTGAACCATACGTTTTACGTGCCCTGCTACCGTTGGGGGCGCTATCGGATATGGGGGCTGTCCGCAGTGGTTCTGGTGGATTTTCTCAACGCTGTGTACGATGCCGGAATTGATCTGCTTGAACCGCCCGAAGGAAGCTGA
- a CDS encoding GntR family transcriptional regulator, with amino-acid sequence MKKIQTEKNLPELIYDSVVNAIVEGLLRPGERVTQESLAERLDVSRLPVSQAMQRLRDDGFLSAVGRRGLMVSVLDENFVAQLYEFRCGIDLISAGLAAQRADAGSRKRGEAIIEDGYAAGKANDLPALIDADMRFHGFIYELAGNTFILDSMEAHWNHVRRVMSDILIVEKNQKQIWEEHAAILDAVLAGDARTAETLARQHVETASKWLQQEIQDSREPLKRSGGATS; translated from the coding sequence ATGAAGAAAATCCAAACCGAGAAGAACCTTCCAGAGCTCATTTACGATTCGGTGGTTAATGCCATCGTTGAAGGTTTGCTCAGGCCGGGTGAGCGGGTTACCCAGGAAAGCCTGGCCGAAAGACTGGATGTCTCACGGTTGCCGGTGAGCCAGGCAATGCAGCGTCTACGCGATGACGGTTTCCTCTCCGCCGTGGGGCGTCGGGGCCTGATGGTTTCCGTACTTGATGAGAATTTTGTGGCGCAGTTGTACGAATTTCGATGCGGCATTGACCTGATCAGTGCAGGGCTCGCCGCCCAGCGGGCGGATGCCGGGTCGCGAAAACGTGGTGAGGCCATTATCGAGGATGGCTATGCAGCAGGAAAGGCAAACGACCTTCCCGCTCTTATCGACGCCGATATGCGCTTTCACGGCTTCATCTATGAGCTGGCGGGAAACACCTTCATTCTGGATTCAATGGAGGCCCATTGGAACCATGTAAGGCGTGTTATGAGTGACATCCTGATCGTGGAAAAAAACCAGAAACAGATCTGGGAAGAGCATGCGGCAATACTCGATGCGGTATTGGCCGGTGATGCCCGGACGGCTGAAACCCTTGCGAGGCAGCATGTGGAAACCGCATCAAAGTGGCTTCAGCAAGAAATTCAAGACTCCCGTGAACCTCTGAAAAGAAGCGGTGGCGCAACTAGTTAA
- a CDS encoding cobalamin B12-binding domain-containing protein, with protein MQNNDNNAGVIRVMLAKIGLDGHDRGIKVVARALRDAGMDVVYTGLHRTPEEVVDAAIQEDVDILGISLLSGAHMHIFPKVLELLKDREAEDMIVAGGGVIPDDDVEELYQMGVHKILLQDTPPQEIIDSFRQLVADRGVR; from the coding sequence ATGCAAAACAATGACAATAATGCAGGTGTGATTCGGGTAATGCTGGCAAAGATCGGTCTTGATGGTCATGACCGAGGCATAAAGGTGGTCGCGCGTGCTCTAAGAGATGCCGGCATGGATGTGGTGTATACCGGACTGCATCGAACGCCCGAGGAAGTAGTCGATGCCGCTATCCAGGAGGATGTCGATATTCTGGGTATCAGCTTGCTCTCGGGTGCGCACATGCACATTTTCCCCAAGGTACTGGAGCTTCTGAAAGACAGGGAAGCGGAAGACATGATCGTTGCGGGTGGTGGTGTCATTCCGGACGACGATGTCGAAGAGCTGTACCAGATGGGCGTCCACAAGATTCTTCTGCAGGACACTCCTCCCCAGGAAATCATTGATTCGTTCCGGCAATTGGTCGCAGACCGTGGTGTCCGATAA
- a CDS encoding phenylacetate--CoA ligase family protein produces the protein MEEWNFPPSYSNDYFPDPNNPYWFRDRETMDPEKRDELIVARIREVMAYAYDHSPFYQSKWDEAGITANDIRTLADFEQVPAVTKQELRDSQAKKPPFGDYLCCPESEIHHIHGTSGTTGRPTAFGISRRDWETIANNHARIMWGMGLRPGDTVFVAAILSLYMGSWGALIGAERLGCKAFPFGAGAPGMTARAVTWLGMMKPAGLYSTPSYALRLAEVAREEGVDPREFGIRVLFFSGEPGGSIPSIRDKIQDIYGAKVVDCGTMAELTPWMHASGSADTEGMLLWQDIVYTEVADPDTNRRVPYGEQGTPIYTHLERTSQPMIRMVSGDLTHWVMEDNPCGRTYPKLPKGIYGRIDDMFQIRGENVYPSAIAEILEGLAGYGGEHRIIISRGGSMDELAVQAEFDQETRRRGPDAVRALSERVEAEFSRVLSVRARIVMVEPDTFPRTDFKAQRVVDDRDLYHSLNQKRGG, from the coding sequence ATGGAAGAGTGGAATTTCCCCCCCAGTTACAGCAACGACTATTTCCCCGACCCGAACAACCCCTACTGGTTTCGGGATCGCGAAACGATGGATCCTGAAAAACGAGATGAGTTAATTGTTGCGCGCATCCGCGAAGTGATGGCCTATGCTTACGATCACTCGCCATTTTACCAAAGCAAGTGGGACGAGGCCGGTATAACGGCCAACGACATCCGTACCCTTGCAGACTTCGAACAGGTTCCCGCCGTTACCAAGCAGGAGCTGCGTGACTCCCAGGCGAAAAAACCGCCATTCGGGGACTATCTTTGCTGCCCGGAAAGCGAGATCCATCATATCCACGGCACCTCTGGCACAACCGGCCGGCCCACCGCTTTTGGTATTTCCCGGCGTGACTGGGAGACCATTGCCAACAACCATGCCCGAATCATGTGGGGTATGGGCCTGCGGCCGGGAGATACGGTGTTTGTCGCTGCCATCCTGAGTCTCTATATGGGATCCTGGGGCGCGTTGATCGGTGCTGAGCGCTTAGGCTGCAAAGCCTTCCCGTTTGGCGCGGGTGCTCCCGGAATGACGGCGCGAGCGGTCACCTGGTTAGGGATGATGAAACCCGCTGGACTCTACTCCACACCTTCCTATGCGCTAAGGCTGGCGGAAGTGGCCCGAGAAGAAGGCGTTGACCCCAGGGAGTTCGGTATCAGGGTGCTGTTCTTTTCCGGCGAGCCGGGCGGTTCCATCCCCTCCATCCGGGATAAGATCCAGGATATCTACGGTGCCAAAGTGGTGGATTGCGGAACCATGGCCGAGCTGACGCCCTGGATGCACGCCTCTGGCAGTGCGGACACCGAGGGTATGCTGCTGTGGCAGGACATTGTCTACACGGAAGTGGCAGACCCCGATACCAACCGGCGAGTTCCCTATGGTGAGCAGGGTACGCCAATCTATACCCATCTCGAGCGAACCTCCCAGCCGATGATCCGCATGGTCTCCGGCGATTTGACCCATTGGGTGATGGAAGACAATCCCTGTGGCCGAACTTATCCGAAATTGCCCAAAGGCATCTATGGCCGTATCGACGACATGTTCCAGATCCGGGGTGAAAACGTTTACCCCAGCGCCATCGCTGAAATTCTGGAAGGCCTTGCGGGTTATGGTGGTGAGCACCGGATTATCATTTCCCGTGGTGGCTCAATGGACGAGCTGGCCGTGCAGGCAGAATTTGACCAGGAGACCAGGCGCAGAGGCCCGGATGCGGTCAGGGCGTTGTCAGAACGGGTAGAGGCCGAATTCAGTCGCGTGCTGAGTGTCCGGGCAAGGATTGTGATGGTCGAGCCGGACACCTTTCCGCGCACCGACTTCAAGGCCCAACGGGTGGTTGACGACCGGGACCTTTACCACAGCCTTAACCAGAAACGTGGGGGTTAG
- the meaB gene encoding methylmalonyl Co-A mutase-associated GTPase MeaB has protein sequence MINRISSMALAERVGEGHPRAIARLITRVESGGDPEVRQALAALYKSTGRAHVVGITGVPGAGKSTLVTQLVHEYRASGRKVGVVAIDPSSPFSGGAILGDRIRMGDLVSDPGVFIRSMATRGTLGGLARPALDAVDLLDAGGFDVVLIETVGVGQDEVDIVRAAHTTVVVNAPGLGDDIQAIKAGVLEIADVHVVSKADRPDSNKTIQELKAMLMMSLEPGEGIWRVPVVPTSSEKHTGFGELMAAIDRHAEHLERSGEITERRRQIALTRVVKVAEEIVRDNFVRDSRSQTEELLKKVTQRELDPHGAAVILLKAMKETIHESH, from the coding sequence ATGATTAACCGCATATCTTCGATGGCGCTGGCGGAACGGGTGGGGGAGGGACACCCCCGCGCCATCGCCAGGCTTATTACCCGCGTTGAAAGTGGCGGCGACCCTGAAGTGCGCCAGGCCCTGGCGGCGCTCTACAAGAGCACCGGCCGCGCCCATGTAGTGGGCATTACCGGTGTACCGGGGGCAGGGAAGTCGACCCTCGTTACACAGCTGGTCCATGAATACCGGGCCAGTGGCCGTAAGGTCGGTGTCGTTGCCATTGACCCCTCAAGCCCGTTTTCCGGTGGTGCGATCCTCGGTGATCGTATCCGCATGGGAGACTTGGTTTCCGACCCCGGGGTATTCATTCGCAGCATGGCCACCCGGGGAACCCTAGGTGGCCTGGCGAGACCGGCCCTGGACGCCGTCGACCTCCTGGATGCAGGTGGGTTTGATGTGGTCCTGATCGAGACGGTCGGGGTGGGCCAGGACGAAGTTGATATCGTGCGTGCGGCTCATACCACGGTGGTTGTCAACGCGCCTGGTCTGGGCGATGACATTCAGGCCATCAAGGCAGGGGTGCTTGAGATAGCCGATGTCCATGTGGTGAGCAAAGCCGACCGGCCGGACTCCAACAAAACCATCCAGGAACTCAAGGCCATGCTGATGATGAGCTTGGAGCCGGGTGAGGGCATCTGGCGGGTGCCGGTGGTACCGACCAGTTCTGAAAAGCACACCGGTTTCGGCGAGCTGATGGCCGCGATTGACCGTCACGCAGAGCACCTGGAGCGAAGCGGCGAAATCACCGAGCGGCGCCGCCAGATTGCTTTAACCCGGGTGGTGAAGGTCGCCGAAGAGATTGTCCGGGACAATTTTGTACGTGACAGCAGGTCGCAAACCGAAGAGCTGCTCAAAAAGGTTACTCAACGCGAACTGGATCCCCACGGCGCCGCGGTGATCTTGCTAAAAGCCATGAAGGAGACGATTCATGAATCACACTGA
- a CDS encoding methylmalonyl-CoA mutase family protein — protein MNHTDQYDPAALKHIEKEFNEWEKNEVSSFIKRAPESKSEYTTASGMRTKRTYTPLDVKDTPFEDVGFPGQYPFTRGPYPTMYRGKNWTMRQIAGFGTARETNGRFKYLIAQGQTGLSIDFDMPTLMGYDSGHSMSQGEVGREGVAIDTLADMEELFDDIDLTKISVSMTINPSAWILYAMYIALAQKRGYDLNDLSGTIQNDILKEYIAQKEWIFPVRPSVRLVRDCIQYGSENMKRYNAINISGYHISEAGSTAVQEVAYTMATTMEYVQTAIDAGVDVNEFGPRLSFFFVSQADFFEEIAKFRAARRVYAKIMRKKFGATKPEASRLRFHAQTAAATLTKPQYTINPIRTALQALSAVLGGAQSLHTNGMDEAFAIPTEEAMRIALRTQQIIAYETNITQVVDPLGGSYYVESLTDEIEREVWKILDEVEELGGTLQCIDDGYFQRGISDSAYDFALRKASGERPVIGVNMFVQEEEDVEIETHPHDPETERRQIERLNKVRNNRDEEKVQSLLTQLKEQAEDETVNLMPITIELVKEGASMGDIVETLKGIWGTYREKPVI, from the coding sequence ATGAATCACACTGACCAGTATGACCCCGCTGCACTCAAGCATATTGAAAAAGAGTTCAACGAGTGGGAAAAGAACGAAGTGTCGTCCTTCATAAAGCGGGCGCCGGAGAGTAAGTCAGAGTACACCACCGCGTCGGGGATGCGGACGAAGCGCACGTATACGCCACTGGATGTCAAAGACACCCCGTTTGAGGACGTTGGTTTTCCCGGCCAATATCCCTTCACCCGGGGGCCCTACCCCACCATGTACCGTGGCAAGAACTGGACAATGCGCCAGATTGCCGGTTTCGGTACTGCCAGGGAAACCAACGGGCGCTTCAAATACCTCATTGCCCAGGGCCAGACCGGGCTGTCGATCGACTTCGACATGCCTACCCTGATGGGGTATGACTCGGGCCATTCCATGAGCCAGGGTGAGGTGGGCCGCGAGGGTGTCGCCATCGACACTCTGGCGGATATGGAGGAGTTGTTCGACGACATTGACCTGACAAAAATTTCCGTCTCCATGACGATCAACCCGTCAGCCTGGATACTCTACGCCATGTACATTGCCCTGGCGCAGAAGCGCGGCTATGACCTCAATGACCTCTCGGGCACCATCCAGAACGACATTCTCAAGGAGTATATCGCCCAGAAGGAATGGATATTCCCGGTGCGGCCGTCGGTTCGCCTGGTCCGTGACTGCATTCAGTACGGATCCGAGAACATGAAGCGGTACAACGCCATCAACATCTCCGGGTACCACATATCGGAAGCCGGTTCGACCGCTGTCCAGGAAGTGGCGTACACAATGGCGACCACCATGGAGTACGTTCAGACTGCAATCGACGCCGGGGTGGATGTTAATGAGTTTGGTCCCCGCCTCTCGTTCTTCTTCGTGAGCCAGGCAGACTTCTTTGAAGAGATTGCCAAGTTCCGGGCGGCCAGGCGGGTATACGCCAAAATCATGCGGAAAAAATTCGGCGCCACGAAACCCGAGGCAAGCCGGTTACGTTTCCACGCACAAACCGCGGCAGCGACCCTGACCAAGCCGCAGTATACGATCAACCCGATCCGCACCGCGCTTCAGGCACTGTCTGCTGTGCTGGGTGGCGCTCAGTCGCTGCACACCAATGGCATGGATGAGGCCTTTGCCATACCCACCGAGGAAGCGATGCGGATCGCCCTGCGAACCCAGCAGATCATTGCCTACGAAACCAACATCACCCAGGTGGTGGATCCATTGGGTGGTTCCTACTATGTCGAAAGCCTTACCGATGAGATTGAACGGGAAGTCTGGAAAATCCTTGATGAGGTTGAAGAACTTGGTGGCACCCTCCAGTGTATTGACGATGGCTACTTCCAGAGAGGCATATCCGATTCGGCCTATGATTTCGCGCTACGCAAGGCCAGCGGGGAGCGACCGGTCATCGGCGTCAATATGTTCGTCCAGGAGGAAGAGGATGTTGAGATTGAAACCCATCCACATGATCCGGAAACCGAGCGCCGGCAGATTGAGCGCCTGAACAAGGTCAGGAACAATCGCGATGAAGAAAAAGTCCAGAGTCTGCTCACGCAGTTGAAAGAGCAGGCCGAGGACGAAACGGTAAACCTTATGCCCATAACCATTGAATTGGTCAAAGAAGGGGCTTCGATGGGCGATATTGTTGAAACCCTGAAAGGCATTTGGGGAACCTACCGGGAAAAACCTGTAATCTGA